In Erigeron canadensis isolate Cc75 chromosome 1, C_canadensis_v1, whole genome shotgun sequence, a single window of DNA contains:
- the LOC122585442 gene encoding triosephosphate isomerase, cytosolic-like, translated as MGRKFFVGGNWKCNGTKDEVKKIVSTLNEGQVPSADVVEVVVSPPFVFLPCVKSELKPNFQVAAQNCWVKKGGAFTGEISAEMLVNIGIPWVIIGHSERRALLNESNEFIGEKVAYALCQGLKVIACVGETLEEREAGTTMQVVAAQTEAIADKIASWDNVVLAYEPVWAIGTGKVATPAQAQEVHAELRKWLAANVNADIAAKTRIIYGGSVNGSNCKELGGQLDVDGFLVGGASLKPEFIDIIKAAEEKKISG; from the exons ATGGGACGAAAGTTCTTCGTTGGAGGCAACTGGAAATGC AATGGAACTAAGGATGAGGTTAAGAAGATTGTGTCAACACTTAATGAAGGTCAAGTGCCATCTGCAGATGTTGTAG AGGTTGTGGTGAGCCCTCCCTTTGTGTTCCTCCCCTGTGTCAAAAGTGAACTAAAGCCCAATTTTCAAGTTGCAGCCCAGAATTGCTGGGTTAAAAAAGGAGGTGCATTCACAGGTGAAATTAG TGCAGAGATGCTCGTCAACATAGGAATCCCATGGGTCATCATCGGTCACTCTGAAAGAAGAGCTCTCTTAAATGAATCCAATGAG TTTATTGGAGAAAAGGTTGCATATGCACTTTGTCAAGGTTTGAAGGTGATTGCTTGTGTGGGCGAGACTCTTGAAGAGCGGGAAGCTGGGACCACTATGCAAGTTGTTGCTGCACAAACTGAAGCAATTGCAG ACAAGATAGCAAGCTGGGACAATGTTGTCTTGGCATATGAGCCAGTTTGGGCTATTGGAACAGGAAAGGTTGCCACTCCAGCTCAGGCTCAAGAA GTACATGCAGAATTAAGGAAATGGCTTGCAGCCAATGTCAATGCTGATATTGCTGCAAAAACCAGGATTATCTATGGAG GATCTGTAAACGGTTCCAATTGCAAAGAATTGGGAGGTCAACTAGATGTTGATGGATTCTTAGTAGGTGGAGCTTCTCTAAAG CCTGAATTCATCGACATCATTAAGGCTGCTGAAGAGAAGAAAATCAGTGGATGA